The Thamnophis elegans isolate rThaEle1 chromosome Z, rThaEle1.pri, whole genome shotgun sequence DNA window tcctgatgggacGATCGCGCAAACTTTTCCGGGCGCGCAACGTGGACGAGGCAGGAGCTGCGCCCGATCCCGGAGATTATCTCGGCTAAAGAAGGGGTGATTTACCCCACCCGAGAGGAGGGGGTCCCTCCATCGGAGATCCCCATTGGCAGGGAGGGAGGTGCCCTttcattctccccccctccccgcccgccTTCTGTGCCTGCCTCCCTCCCGACGTTCAGAAAGTCTTAACTCGGGTTTGTTCCATTCCACGGTTTAGACGCCGCCTGGGTCACATGAGAGACGGATGTTCCATTATGTGACTCGCACGTGGGATGTCATGCAAATCGGTCGTCTCTTTTGTTCCTGCCGTGTCTTTTCCAGCTGGGgagttggaagggccctcggAGGCcatccagtccagccccctgctccagcaTGAGACCTTATCCTATTTCACCTTACCCTATTTCGGACCAAGGCTTGTCCGGTTCTCTTTTCAAAAGCCCCCAGTGACAGCAATTACtccccccttttcctccttcAGGGGAGAACAGGGTCAGCCAGGCTTCGGACCCCCCCTTTGCCCGGGACGAGACCCTCCCCACAACGACGGTCAACTGGACCAGTGACGCACCAGAGACGGGTAAGGGGGCGGGTCAACCTGTGAGCGGCACCTGGCCTTAGGGGCGTGGCGCAAGgagaccccacccaccccctccctcactgcctgatttccccccccccccgacattcATTGGCCCTGCCTTGTCTCCATCCACCATCTTTGTTAGAACCCAGAAGATAGGATGATAGGAGGGACTgtagaggccatctagtccacctcaaccctcaccctcaccatcgtagaataacatagttggcaATTATGGGGGTAGAGGTTACAAAATAGCCCCACCTGATCCCCGGCAGCCATGGTGGAACCTGGTACAAGCCCTCCTCGATTTACAATGCTTTGcttagtgaccgttgaaagttagGACGGTACGGAAAAGAAGGGACTTGGGAttgttttcacacttaggaccgttgcaacatccccacggtcacgGGGTTTACACTTGACGACGGACTCCCATTTATTGACGGTCGGTGTGTCCCGGGCTCACGGGATTCCGACGGTTTCTGATGAGCCACGTCAAGGGGGTAGCtgggttcgcttaatgaccgtgtgactaacttcacGACGGAGGGATGTGGTCGGATGGAGCGAAACGTACTTAAATGTCTCACTTGTCGGCAGACGTTCATGGCTCCGTCATGGTCCTATGTCGAGGACGACATGTAGCCCGCTCCACCTCCAGCGCCCTTGGGATGCCCTCATTTCCTCTCAGGCTCCATTCCTTGGAGCCCCCACCGCCCCCCTCTCAAAGACGGGGTTCCAGTGTCACAGCCAATGTCCCCCCCTTCCTCACAGGGCCCCCGGCCTGTCGTGGAAAGGAGGACTGCCCCCCCTGGAGCTCCTGTGAGGAAGACCACGTGGGACGCCAAATTTGCCACTGCGGGCTGGGCTACCATCCTCCACCCTGTGTTTGGCTGCATGCCAGGTAAGGGGGCAACTGTCACCCCACACACACCCCGGGACTGATTTTGTCCAAGACAGTTTGTCCACGGACTtaggaatgggggagggggagatggtttCACGTGCCACCTCGATCCCGTTACTTTGGAGCTGaaagctttgcttgtttgtgtggcccggTTCCTAACAGTCGGCGGCCCCAGGCGGGTCCACAACCAGAGGATAGGGAACACTTATCAAAAGGAAGCGGGTGGGGGGAATCCTCCCGTAGCTCCCCCAGGAGACCCTGACGGCAGACAAGTGTCCAACCAGAGGCCCTCGCTGCTCCTCTTTTCTGGGAGGGGCTGCGCCTTCCAGCCCCACTGCCCCCTTCCCGGCTGGCAGCCAGGTGAGTGCCACGCGTTGCTCCTGCATGCAAGCGCCAAGGGGGCACTGCCCGTCCCAGCCTTAGTTCGGCTGGGCTTCAGCAAAACAGTGCAGGGTGAAGGGGGAGGGTGGGAAAGAGTGAAAAGAGTCCGGtctgaaaggggagggagggagggcttgGGAACAGCGGGTTGACAGGTATTTCCTTCAGCACACAGAGTGAACTGACGCCCCCCTCCCCCGGCCATAAAATCCTTGCCTCCTGGTCGGGACTTGTCCCTCCCCACACCCAGGGCTCCGCCTGAGCCAAGATGTGGGCGGAAGGGCAGGGGATCTGGCTCACACCCTGGACCCTCGAATTGACGGGCAGGGCCATGGCTACCATCTTGCAGTCAAAGTCTTCCCTGCCCGGCTGACAGTCTGCAACCTGGAGCCCCCGGAGTCGTCGTCCTTGCGGGTTGCCTGCCAGATCCGGCACTTGGTAAGCCCCCCCCTCAAAGTATGGGGGCTGCCTCCTTGGTgcgccccccccccgaggctgggaaagggagagaggccCTGCAGTGGTGGGTGGGGACACATTTGGAGAGCCTCAGGGGCAGGAAAGGTGCCTCCTTGCCATCcccgtctgtctctctctgtagtTCCAGTGCATCCTGGGCCATTTGGAGGGGTACCTGGACTCCCCGGTTCATGCGCTGAAGTGAGTCCGTGGAAGGagacggggcgggggggggatgaATTTGTGGGCCTGCCCTGGAGCTTCCTAGGACAGGCGCCCACAATCTTTGGGGTGCTGCGGACCAAGAGCAGCTTTTCCACAAACCAGGTTACGGTGTAGTTTGGGGGTTCCGCAGGCGCGTGGATGGGGCTTCGCGAGAGGATGAGAAGGATCTTGGCGACTATCCAGGTTTTTTGGATTGGAAGACCGGCAGAGAGTGGGGATGGTTCTGCGTGAGTGGAGCTGGGCACCGAGTACCTGCGCTCCCTGCTTGTATGGCTGTAGCTGTGTCCACATGTGGGCTCGCCTGTCGCTCGTACAGCCCGGTCCAACCGAGCCACAAACCCAAGGTTGTGGACTCCTGTTGTTGTCCACCTTCCTACGGCTCCCTGATGGTGTTCCGGCCGGCCTCTGCATAACCCTTCCAAGTCATCGAACTCCAGTTTGCCCCCCAGGGGAACAAAACCTGTTCCTGGGAGGAAAATTGCTCCGCCTCTCCCACCTAACTCCTCTTGTGACTATCTCCCGCATCGAGGACAGTGGAATCGGTGGTCCCTCAGCCCCCCAAACGTCTCAGAGGAACGATGAACCTATAAGGGAGTCATGGGTGGGAGGGGGTCGTGCGCCACCAGTCACCAGCTGACCCTGACCTCTGGCTCCGCAGGCCTGTCCAGCCGGGAGGTGACCATCCTGCATCACTTTTCTGCTCGGGGGCCGTCACATTCCGAGGTGGACGCGGCGGTGGAGGGCTTCCAGCGCAGTGCCACAACAGCAGCCTGCAGGATGCTCTGTTTGCGACCACCTAGGCACCTACCAGGTGAGCTGCCACGGGAGCTCAGGCCAAGAGCCCCGGCCCtggcaaggaggggggggggcagcagagggCTGCCAACGGACCATCCGTGAGGATCCTGAAAGGCAGGGCCCTGTAGTTGGTAGCCTCCGTCACTGACCGGAGCCTTCCTTTGCAGCCTTGAACCTCTGCCGGTTGGATGTCTGCGACCCCCTCTCGACCACCTGCTCCTCCTCAGGTGGTTTGGTCGGCTGCACCTGCCGTCCCGGCTTCTTCCGGGCACATGTCATGGACCGCACCTGCACAGGTGGGCTGGCCTTGGGGAACCCCCCAATACAGGTGGGGCACTCCTTCTTccactctcattctctctcttattctcatttcccctcattctctctctcattccctctctctatactttctctctgtcttctcatttgctctcccattctttctctcattctctctttctttctatgtcctcattctctctcattcccctaattctctcgctctctcttctcattctccaattgtctctcttctctcctcactctcattctttctcattctatcttctaattctctctctttctctgtttatctcattctctctttcattctttctgtctgcctcttctcattctctctctgtcttctcatTTGCTCTttcattgtctctctctctctcattctttctctgattctcattctgtccctccttcttttctctttcattctctctttcttgctctcATTCTCTCTATCCTAAttcactctcactctctttcattttctctctcttctcattctttctctttctctcattgtctttctttctctgtcctcattctctctcattctcctaaTTCTCTCACTCACTCTTCTCATTCTCCCAttatctctccctctttctctcatctttctcattccCTCTCATTATACCTTCTAACTCTCTCTGTTTTCTTCatctcattctctttcattctttccccctcttctcattctctctctcttctcatttTCCCTCAttgtctctcattccctctctctgtcttattctctctctttgtcttccTCATTTGCTCTCTCATTTTCGTTCTCTCCTCATCTCTCTTCTTCTGTCCTCATTCCTCCTAAGTCCTCTCGCTCTCCATCTTCTCATTCTCtcattgtctctctttctctctcctcactctcattctttctcatgaTATCTTCTAATTCTCTCTGTGTAGTttatctcattctctctttcattctttcattcctcctcttctcattctctctctgtctttctctttctttttctcatcttctcttcctctcattcttttctctctctctctttctgtcctcttctcattctctcatttctctctcccctctctcttctccctctcatgATCTTCTAATGTCTTTCTCACATTCTCTCTCTTTGTCCTCATTCTCCTAATTCTCTCGCTCGCTCTTGTCATTCCTCCtgttgtctgtctctttctctcgtctttctcattctttcctcATGATATCTTCTAATACTCTTTCTCGTTTTCTTTATCTTCCTCTCTtacattctgtctctctctctcattctctctctttctctgtttatctcattctctctttcattcttctgtctgcctcttctcattctctctctgtcttctcatTTGCGCTCGTCattgcctctctctctcattctttctctctctctttctctctttctccctctcttctcatgcatctctctctcacattctgtcttctcttcctctcttccatcCAGCTTGTGAGAGTGGATTTTGGCTGCGGAATGGCACCTGTGGTCAGGTGAGTTGCATTTATACTTAGCAGAATCGGGTCCTGGATTCTAATTCTGCCTCCGGGGACTCTTCAAAACCCCACTCTGGGAATTGCAGGTCTTCCATCGCAGGTCATtttgaagagagagagggggggggggaacccggaCAACCATTTGGAATAAAAGACTGGTGAGCCTTCAGTCtctggggggtggactagaaggcctcccggTCCCTTCCGCCCTAAGATCCCATGATGAGAAAGAGGCAGATTGAGGCCACTAGAGGGCAGCAGTGCCCATGTCCAGGGCTTGGCAGAGCAGAGAGCCCACCTGGCAGAGGCTGAGCGAGGCTTCCGGCTGCCCCAAGTGCAGCCAGGTGTTTCTTTGGGTCCCACAACGCAATTCTggttcccccccttcctcctggCCAGTGGGAGGAGCCCCCGCCAGCCCTCccacctcttccttcccttccaggtGCCCCTTCGGCTTTGGCGGTGCTGCCTGCCATGACCGTAAGTGCCTCCCCTCCCTGGCCCAACAGGAGGAGCCTTGGGCCGAAGGgtaacggggggggggagggggttgagtGAAAGAgcctggtgg harbors:
- the LOC116520820 gene encoding uncharacterized protein LOC116520820 isoform X4, coding for MWGVGFSLALAALLQGELGIDCERGAGENRVSQASDPPFARDETLPTTTVNWTSDAPETGPPACRGKEDCPPWSSCEEDHVGRQICHCGLGYHPPPCVWLHASQSLPCPADSLQPGAPGVVVLAGCLPDPALVPVHPGPFGGVPGLPGSCAEVTV
- the LOC116520820 gene encoding uncharacterized protein LOC116520820 isoform X2, producing MVAHGLMNTRVGGDGQSRNPSPRPSSKSPSPFSAAPRLEKCGGWASPWPWPPSCRGSWGSTASAAQGRTGSARLRTPPLPGTRPSPQRRSTGPVTHQRRGPRPVVERRTAPPGAPVRKTTWDAKFATAGWATILHPVFGCMPVKVFPARLTVCNLEPPESSSLRVACQIRHLFQCILGHLEGYLDSPVHALNLSSREVTILHHFSARGPSHSEVDAAVEGFQRSATTAACRMLCLRPPRHLPGLEPLPVGCLRPPLDHLLLLRWFGRLHLPSRLLPGTCHGPHLHSL
- the LOC116520820 gene encoding uncharacterized protein LOC116520820 isoform X1, translated to MVAHGLMNTRVGGDGQSRNPSPRPSSKSPSPFSAAPRLEKCGGWASPWPWPPSCRGSWGSTASAAQGRTGSARLRTPPLPGTRPSPQRRSTGPVTHQRRGPRPVVERRTAPPGAPVRKTTWDAKFATAGWATILHPVFGCMPVKVFPARLTVCNLEPPESSSLRVACQIRHLFQCILGHLEGYLDSPVHALNLSSREVTILHHFSARGPSHSEVDAAVEGFQRSATTAACRMLCLRPPRHLPGLEPLPVGCLRPPLDHLLLLRWFGRLHLPSRLLPGTCHGPHLHRWAGLGEPPNTACESGFWLRNGTCGQVSCIYT
- the LOC116520820 gene encoding uncharacterized protein LOC116520820 isoform X3, with amino-acid sequence MVAHGLMNTRVGGDGQSRNPSPRPSSKSPSPFSAAPRLEKCGGWASPWPWPPSCRGSWGSTASAAQGRTGSARLRTPPLPGTRPSPQRRSTGPVTHQRRGPRPVVERRTAPPGAPVRKTTWDAKFATAGWATILHPVFGCMPVKVFPARLTVCNLEPPESSSLRVACQIRHLFQCILGHLEGYLDSPVHALKRVDGASREDEKDLGDYPGFLDWKTGREWGWFCVSGAGHRVPALPACMAVAVSTCGLACRSYSPVQPSHKPKVVDSCCCPPSYGSLMVFRPASA